The window CCTCGGTGCCCTCGGCGTGCCAGCCGGCGGGCAGCTCACGCCCGGCGGGCCACAGCGAGTACTGCTCCTCGTCGTTGAACACCACGCGCTGGCGGGGGCCGTCGTTCTGTTCGGCGGTCATCGAAACTCCTTGAGAGGTAAGGGAATTGAGGGGCATGGCTCGCTCAGGCGCCGAGGAAGTCCTCGACCTCGACGCCGAGGCCGCGCCGGGCGGCCTGCTCGCGCACGAACTCGGCAAGGGCGAGGTCGAGCACGCCGAGGCCGAACGGGGAGAACACGACGGGCCGGTCCGCCTCCCGGCGCAGCACGGCCGTGCCGCGCAGCAGCGCGCCGATCGGGGCGGCGACGAAGTCGCGGTTGCCGACGGCCTGCTGGGCGAGGTCGAGGGAGGTGCGCTCACGGCAGACGTGGTCGGTGTCGTCGACGACGTTGACCGCGCCGAGGATCGTGTCGGCGGTCAGGTCGCG of the Streptomyces sp. NBC_00287 genome contains:
- a CDS encoding MbtH family protein; this encodes MTAEQNDGPRQRVVFNDEEQYSLWPAGRELPAGWHAEGTEGSREECLARIAEVWTDMRPASLRRRMHESSAA